A stretch of the Butyricicoccus intestinisimiae genome encodes the following:
- a CDS encoding ATP-binding protein: MKFLTAQGHFGVLDGRQIRFEDGLNVLYLPNEGGKTTLCNFLRVMLYGINTSKRDTRNQLSDKTRFRPVDGNPMSGLLQLEWKGREIIISRQTGKGTAPMQEFSAVYADTGEPCEELTAKDCGKILTGVSEEGFQSSAMLDGQDQALSAEELEQRMLELSTSGDNAAAYSSAISQLDQWKNALRGTGKRGRYAAVEQELDDINHAVSRLDDLTAQIAAYEAQIPAAEKNVADAEQKQQEATEAFTLLFVAKREAAEREERQARDKLAELREHLVADSLLNEAETLAPIYAEAKQAFDAASAELEEVTENYQQWQEDIDHTEEDYSQSSSSISDIHIRGWSMAVAIALGVLAVVSLLGLVPFGPLTAYMPYVFSVLAVVFLIVTFMGSTQTLDTPPMDFDEERVKLHKRRQQAIARVEQTTEKLTHIQDKFQKVLREMSPELCADDSEELVVFIAQARERNKQYIARQQEHEDLKHQYLDILEKTGPDGEVRVRMNKAKEQAEQARQHNNALHEAIALCKGKKEEIGERSSLCAQRSRLQEERENILWQLDAIRLAKESLVQAHAELTGRVSPQINKLAEQYLRTLTAERYTAMQLYTDLEATCRRENSAVEMDRLRLSTGTRDQLYLALRLAVCKVLLDKTDESVPLILDDPFVNYDDQRVACGMKLLREIAHERQVILLTCRRP, from the coding sequence ATGAAATTTTTAACAGCACAGGGACACTTCGGTGTGCTTGACGGAAGACAAATCCGGTTTGAGGATGGTCTCAATGTATTGTATCTCCCCAACGAGGGCGGCAAGACGACGCTGTGCAATTTTCTGCGCGTGATGCTGTACGGCATCAACACCAGCAAGCGCGACACCCGCAATCAACTGTCGGACAAGACGCGGTTCCGTCCGGTGGACGGAAATCCGATGAGCGGTCTGTTACAGTTGGAGTGGAAGGGCAGAGAGATTATTATCAGCAGACAGACCGGCAAGGGTACGGCGCCGATGCAGGAATTTTCGGCGGTATATGCCGACACCGGCGAACCGTGTGAGGAGCTGACGGCAAAAGACTGCGGCAAGATATTAACCGGTGTCAGCGAGGAGGGCTTTCAGTCCTCTGCTATGCTGGACGGACAGGATCAGGCGCTTTCCGCGGAGGAGCTGGAACAGCGCATGCTGGAGCTTTCGACGTCAGGCGACAATGCGGCGGCGTACTCCAGTGCAATTTCTCAGCTGGATCAGTGGAAGAATGCACTGCGCGGAACGGGAAAACGCGGCAGATATGCGGCGGTCGAGCAGGAGCTGGACGACATCAACCACGCCGTATCGCGGCTGGATGATCTGACGGCGCAGATTGCAGCATATGAGGCGCAGATACCGGCGGCGGAAAAAAATGTCGCAGATGCCGAGCAAAAGCAGCAGGAAGCGACAGAGGCATTTACGCTGTTGTTTGTGGCAAAGAGAGAAGCTGCCGAGCGGGAAGAACGCCAAGCGCGGGACAAGCTCGCAGAATTGAGAGAACATCTGGTTGCGGATTCTTTGCTGAACGAGGCGGAAACGCTGGCACCGATTTATGCGGAGGCAAAGCAGGCGTTTGATGCCGCCAGTGCAGAGCTGGAAGAAGTCACAGAGAATTATCAACAGTGGCAGGAAGATATTGACCACACAGAGGAAGATTACAGCCAAAGCTCCAGCAGCATTTCGGACATTCACATTCGTGGATGGTCGATGGCAGTTGCCATTGCGCTCGGTGTGCTGGCGGTTGTCAGCCTGTTGGGCTTGGTGCCGTTCGGTCCGCTGACGGCGTATATGCCATACGTATTCTCCGTGCTGGCGGTTGTCTTTCTCATTGTAACGTTTATGGGAAGCACACAGACGCTGGACACGCCGCCGATGGATTTTGATGAAGAACGCGTCAAGCTGCACAAGCGCAGACAGCAGGCCATTGCCCGTGTCGAACAGACGACGGAAAAGCTCACACATATACAGGATAAATTCCAAAAGGTTTTGCGGGAGATGAGTCCGGAACTTTGCGCCGATGACAGTGAGGAACTGGTTGTCTTTATCGCGCAGGCGAGAGAGCGCAACAAACAGTACATCGCGCGGCAGCAGGAGCATGAAGATCTCAAGCACCAGTATTTGGATATTCTGGAAAAGACGGGTCCGGACGGCGAAGTTCGTGTCCGCATGAACAAAGCGAAAGAGCAGGCAGAGCAGGCGCGGCAGCACAACAATGCGCTGCACGAAGCCATTGCACTGTGCAAGGGCAAAAAAGAAGAAATCGGTGAGCGCAGTTCGCTGTGTGCACAGCGCAGCCGTCTGCAGGAGGAACGCGAAAACATTCTCTGGCAGCTGGATGCCATCCGGCTGGCAAAGGAATCGCTGGTGCAGGCGCATGCCGAGCTGACCGGCCGCGTATCTCCGCAGATCAACAAGCTCGCTGAACAGTATCTGCGCACGCTGACCGCAGAGCGCTATACGGCGATGCAGCTGTATACGGATTTGGAAGCGACCTGCCGCAGAGAAAACAGCGCGGTGGAAATGGATCGCCTGCGGCTGTCCACGGGCACCCGCGATCAGCTGTATTTGGCACTGCGTCTTGCCGTGTGCAAGGTGCTGCTGGACAAGACGGATGAGAGCGTTCCGCTGATTTTGGATGATCCGTTCGTCAATTATGATGACCAGCGCGTGGCGTGCGGCATGAAGCTGCTGCGCGAAATCGCGCACGAAAGACAGGTTATTCTGCTGACATGCAGACGGCCGTAA
- a CDS encoding 4-hydroxybutyrate dehydrogenase gives MDAFSKALQADKREIVIAPTIYKFDDFKGFAEEFKLGERDCVLTNEFIYKPFMEELGLKCNFVFQEKFGGGEPSEAMIETMYEAIPYDSYDRVIAVGGGAIMDLCKLLGCKRPNSVHELYFKREPVVHEKEVIAIPTTCGTGSEVTNISVAIVKDEKDGKLTGGDTKLGLVSDDIIPNKVCLVPDLLKTLPYKPFAASAIDALIHATESFLSPHRKTTTSEMFSVKAMEMILEGFRRIALEGPDARMDYLGEFVHASLFAGIAFLKAGCATVHGMSFPLGGTYHVPHGESNYALFGKILEMYEEYEPAGELGKFKEIVARCLGCSKDDALRTLNVTLEKVLHLKPLHEYGFKEEDIKAFAQSVDANQQRLITNSYRPWSIELSERVYKECF, from the coding sequence ATGGATGCTTTTAGCAAGGCTCTGCAGGCCGACAAGAGAGAAATCGTAATCGCGCCGACCATTTACAAGTTCGATGATTTCAAGGGATTCGCTGAGGAATTCAAGCTGGGTGAGAGAGACTGCGTTCTGACCAACGAGTTTATCTACAAGCCGTTCATGGAGGAACTGGGTCTGAAGTGTAACTTCGTATTCCAGGAGAAGTTCGGCGGCGGCGAGCCGTCTGAGGCTATGATCGAGACCATGTACGAGGCTATTCCGTACGATTCTTACGATCGCGTTATCGCAGTAGGCGGCGGCGCTATCATGGACCTGTGCAAGCTGCTGGGCTGCAAGCGTCCGAATTCCGTACATGAGCTGTACTTCAAGCGCGAGCCGGTTGTACATGAGAAGGAAGTTATCGCTATCCCGACCACCTGCGGCACCGGTTCCGAAGTTACCAACATTTCCGTTGCTATCGTAAAGGACGAGAAGGACGGCAAGCTGACTGGCGGCGACACCAAGCTGGGTCTGGTATCCGACGATATCATCCCGAACAAGGTTTGCCTGGTACCGGATCTGCTGAAGACCCTGCCGTACAAGCCGTTCGCAGCTTCTGCTATCGACGCGCTGATTCATGCAACCGAGTCTTTCCTGTCCCCGCATCGTAAGACCACCACTTCTGAGATGTTCTCCGTAAAGGCTATGGAGATGATTCTGGAAGGCTTCCGCCGCATCGCTCTGGAAGGTCCGGACGCTCGCATGGATTACCTGGGTGAGTTCGTACATGCTTCCCTGTTCGCAGGCATCGCATTCCTGAAGGCTGGCTGCGCTACCGTTCATGGTATGTCCTTCCCGCTCGGCGGCACCTATCATGTACCGCACGGCGAGTCCAACTACGCGCTGTTCGGCAAGATTCTGGAGATGTACGAAGAGTACGAGCCGGCTGGCGAGCTGGGCAAGTTCAAGGAAATCGTTGCTCGCTGCCTGGGCTGCTCCAAGGACGACGCTCTGCGCACCCTGAACGTAACTCTGGAGAAGGTTCTGCATCTGAAGCCGCTGCATGAGTACGGCTTCAAGGAAGAGGACATCAAGGCATTTGCTCAGTCGGTTGATGCTAACCAGCAGCGCCTGATCACCAACTCTTACCGTCCGTGGAGCATTGAGCTGTCCGAGCGCGTATACAAGGAGTGCTTCTAA
- a CDS encoding 4-hydroxyphenylacetate 3-hydroxylase family protein, with product MTMMTKEQYIESLRKLHLNLWMFGKKVENPVDDPVIRPSLNSFAATYEAAEDPQYADLMIATSNITGKKVNRFTHMHQSTDDLIKKVKMQRMLGQKTAACFQRCVGMDAMNAVYSSTYEIDEACGTKYHENFVKFLTRVQDEDLAVDGAMTDVKGDRGLAPSKQADPDLFLHVVERTPDGVYVTGAKAHQTGFVNSHEVLVMPTISMREGDEDYAISFAVPTDSEGITLIYGRQSCDTRKIEEYNDIDVGNKVYGGHEVLVIFDHVFVPNDRIFLNGEVKFAGMIVERFAGYHRQSYGGCKVGVGDVLIGATQLAVEMAGCAKASHVKDKIIEMIHLNETLYACGIACSSQGAPTKAGNYLINLLLANVCKQNVTRFPYDIARLAQDLAGGLMVTQPSEADYRNPELKPYIEKYLKGVASVPTEDRMRVLRLIENMTMGTAAVGYLPESMHGAGSPQAQRIMIARQANMEQKKALAKAIARID from the coding sequence ATCACCATGATGACCAAAGAACAGTATATTGAGTCCCTGCGCAAACTGCACCTCAATCTGTGGATGTTCGGCAAGAAGGTAGAGAATCCGGTAGACGATCCGGTAATCCGCCCGTCTCTGAACTCCTTCGCAGCAACCTATGAGGCAGCAGAGGATCCGCAGTACGCAGATCTGATGATTGCTACCTCCAACATCACCGGCAAGAAGGTAAACCGCTTCACCCACATGCATCAGTCCACCGACGACCTGATCAAGAAGGTTAAGATGCAGCGTATGCTGGGTCAGAAGACAGCAGCATGTTTCCAGCGCTGTGTAGGCATGGACGCAATGAACGCTGTTTATTCTTCCACCTACGAAATCGACGAGGCATGCGGCACCAAGTATCATGAGAACTTTGTCAAGTTCCTGACCCGCGTACAGGACGAAGATCTGGCAGTTGACGGCGCAATGACCGACGTAAAGGGCGACCGTGGTCTGGCTCCGTCCAAGCAGGCTGATCCGGATCTGTTCCTGCACGTTGTAGAGCGTACTCCGGACGGCGTATATGTAACCGGCGCTAAGGCACATCAGACCGGTTTCGTAAACTCCCATGAAGTTCTGGTTATGCCGACCATCTCCATGCGTGAGGGCGACGAGGATTACGCAATTTCCTTCGCTGTTCCGACCGATTCCGAGGGCATCACCCTGATTTACGGCCGTCAGTCCTGCGACACCCGTAAGATCGAGGAGTACAACGACATCGACGTTGGCAACAAGGTTTACGGCGGCCACGAAGTACTGGTTATCTTCGACCATGTATTCGTACCGAACGATCGCATCTTCCTGAACGGTGAAGTAAAGTTCGCCGGCATGATCGTAGAGCGTTTCGCAGGCTATCATCGTCAGTCCTACGGCGGCTGCAAGGTTGGTGTAGGCGACGTCCTGATCGGCGCTACTCAGCTGGCAGTTGAGATGGCAGGCTGTGCAAAGGCTTCCCATGTCAAGGACAAGATCATCGAGATGATTCACCTGAACGAAACCCTGTATGCTTGCGGCATCGCTTGCTCCTCTCAGGGTGCTCCGACCAAGGCTGGCAACTACCTGATCAACCTGCTGCTGGCTAACGTCTGCAAGCAGAACGTAACCCGTTTCCCGTATGACATCGCTCGTCTGGCACAGGATCTGGCAGGCGGCCTGATGGTAACCCAGCCGTCCGAGGCTGACTACCGCAATCCGGAGCTGAAGCCGTACATCGAGAAGTACCTGAAGGGTGTTGCTTCCGTTCCGACCGAGGATCGCATGCGCGTTCTGCGTCTGATCGAGAACATGACCATGGGTACTGCTGCTGTTGGTTACCTGCCGGAGTCCATGCACGGTGCTGGTTCCCCGCAGGCTCAGCGCATCATGATCGCTCGTCAGGCTAACATGGAGCAGAAGAAGGCTCTCGCTAAGGCGATTGCTCGCATCGACTAA
- a CDS encoding acyl CoA:acetate/3-ketoacid CoA transferase encodes MKKVQIVSPEEAALRVNDGDTIATGGFVSCACPETLSIALEKRFLETGHPKDLTLFFAAGQGHRDGTGGDHYGHEGMVKRVIGGHWDRAPKLGELALNNKIEAYNLPQGIISHMYRDIAAHNIGTISHVGLYTFADPRNGGGKLNDCTKEDLVKLIEIEGEERLLYKGFPIDVVFLRGSYCDEFGNCTVHREIGPLDVTAMAQACKNSGGKVIVQVEKIVQGGSLDPKLVAIPGIYVDCVVVGSDEENMQCLGMPYDGALTGEFRIPVDAIPSIPLDAKKVIARRAAMELPKDAIVNLGTGAPEKIANVAAEEGISDSMTLTVEAGSIAGVPYGGTQFGAAANSMAILPHNVQFDFYQGGGLDIAFLGLAETAPNGDLNVSKFGTRLAGAGGFIDITQNAKKVCYCGTFTAKGLRTKCEDGKLVITQEGGKKKFVNQVEHITFSGIYANKVHQPVLYITERAVFELRPEGVTLIEIAPGIDLQTQILDQMEFEPKIAYQEDGTIKLMDSRIFRDETMGLAND; translated from the coding sequence ATGAAGAAAGTACAGATTGTCTCTCCAGAAGAGGCTGCTCTGCGCGTAAATGACGGCGATACCATCGCTACCGGCGGTTTTGTAAGCTGTGCCTGCCCGGAAACCTTGTCCATCGCTCTGGAGAAGCGTTTCCTGGAAACCGGTCATCCGAAGGATTTGACCCTGTTTTTCGCAGCAGGTCAGGGCCATCGTGACGGCACCGGCGGCGACCACTACGGCCATGAAGGCATGGTTAAGCGCGTTATCGGCGGTCACTGGGATCGTGCTCCGAAGCTGGGTGAACTCGCTCTGAACAACAAGATCGAGGCTTACAACCTGCCGCAGGGCATTATCTCCCACATGTATCGTGACATTGCAGCTCACAACATCGGCACGATCTCCCATGTTGGTCTGTACACCTTCGCTGACCCGCGCAACGGCGGCGGCAAGCTGAACGACTGCACCAAGGAAGATCTGGTTAAGCTGATCGAGATCGAAGGCGAAGAGCGCCTGCTGTACAAGGGCTTCCCGATCGACGTTGTATTCCTGCGCGGTTCCTACTGCGATGAGTTTGGCAACTGCACCGTACATCGCGAAATCGGCCCGCTGGACGTTACCGCTATGGCTCAGGCTTGTAAGAACTCTGGCGGCAAGGTTATCGTACAGGTTGAGAAGATCGTTCAGGGTGGTTCTCTGGATCCGAAGCTCGTTGCTATCCCGGGCATCTATGTTGACTGCGTTGTTGTCGGCTCTGACGAAGAGAACATGCAGTGCCTCGGCATGCCGTATGACGGCGCACTGACCGGCGAATTCCGCATTCCGGTTGACGCTATCCCGTCCATCCCGCTGGATGCAAAGAAGGTTATTGCTCGCCGTGCTGCTATGGAGCTGCCGAAGGACGCTATCGTAAACCTTGGCACCGGCGCACCGGAGAAGATTGCAAACGTTGCTGCTGAAGAGGGCATTTCCGATTCCATGACTCTGACCGTAGAGGCTGGTTCCATCGCAGGTGTACCGTACGGCGGAACCCAGTTCGGCGCTGCTGCAAACTCCATGGCTATTCTGCCGCACAACGTACAGTTTGACTTCTATCAGGGCGGCGGTCTGGACATCGCATTCCTGGGTCTGGCTGAAACTGCTCCGAACGGCGACCTGAACGTATCCAAGTTCGGCACCCGTCTGGCAGGTGCAGGCGGATTCATCGACATCACCCAGAACGCAAAGAAGGTTTGCTACTGCGGTACCTTTACTGCAAAGGGTCTGCGCACCAAGTGCGAGGACGGCAAGCTGGTTATCACCCAGGAGGGTGGCAAGAAGAAGTTTGTAAACCAGGTTGAGCACATCACCTTCTCTGGTATCTACGCAAACAAGGTACATCAGCCGGTTCTGTACATCACCGAGCGTGCAGTATTCGAACTGCGTCCGGAAGGCGTTACCCTGATCGAGATTGCACCGGGCATCGACCTGCAGACTCAGATTCTGGATCAGATGGAGTTCGAGCCGAAGATCGCTTATCAGGAGGACGGCACCATCAAGCTGATGGATTCCCGTATCTTCCGTGACGAGACCATGGGTCTTGCTAACGACTAA